A genome region from Eurosta solidaginis isolate ZX-2024a chromosome 2, ASM4086904v1, whole genome shotgun sequence includes the following:
- the LOC137242302 gene encoding uncharacterized protein — protein sequence MKTMDCGLLNLFDPNEETHGIGNANNNSVNRRKEKKSRKSSSKSDGGKNKRQSECGNCSSSEGELDYLNNKTIDFDQGILSPEPQLGNIEYKLKLISPSKHRFEHLFTHMKSKLVL from the exons ATGAAG aCGATGGATTGTGGGCTCTTAAATCTATTCGATCCCAATGAGGAGACTCATGGTATTGGCAATGCAAACAATAACAGCGTAAACCGCCGTAAAGAAAAGAAATCTCGAAAATCATCTAGCAAATCAGACGGCGGTAAAAATAAGAGACAAAGTGAGTGCGGAAATTGTAGCAGTAGTGAAGGAGAACTAGATTATCTCAAtaataaaactattgattttgatCAAGGAATTTTATCACCTGAACCACAATTGGGAAATATAGAATATAAACTAAAACTAATTAGTCCATCCAAACATCGCTTTGAACATCTTTTCACTCATATGAAAAGCAAG TTGGTCCTGTAG